The following coding sequences are from one Bacteroidales bacterium window:
- a CDS encoding MFS transporter, with the protein MKNFLSPPPPKPQKPKEEIDATYKKMRWQVFLGIFIGYAAFYLVRKNFSLAIPLLEETMGLTKSSLGFALSLNAFAYGLSKFIMGGISDRSDARKFLPLGLVLASVAIMLAGTRLGLYNLATMAVCQFLIGWVGGMGWPPCGRVMTHWFSVKERGTKMSIWNIAHNVGGAALGPVTALGFSVFTIYGYSKFASMQFGYFFLPAMIAILIAAIAFLLIRDNPRACGLPTIEEYRNDYPINYSKKQEEVLTTREIIFKYVFTNKILWMVAFANVFVYMVRYGVLDWAAAYLQQMKGYDIKTSGWAYMYYELAAIPGTLLCGWMSDRIFKGRRAIMNILFMGMTTLAVLVYWKNGQGGFVDHIIRLFTSNMQLIDNIAIVAIGFFVYGPIMLIGVQALDLSPKNAAGASAGLTGFFGYFFGTAILANNLLGYLAHNDVTWNTYFIAIITACILSMVLMAFIHRQEQRTFKAK; encoded by the coding sequence ATGAAAAATTTTTTATCGCCACCTCCTCCTAAGCCGCAAAAGCCGAAAGAAGAAATCGATGCTACATACAAAAAGATGCGTTGGCAGGTTTTTTTAGGTATTTTTATAGGATACGCTGCTTTTTACCTGGTGCGTAAAAACTTTTCTCTGGCAATACCGTTATTGGAAGAAACGATGGGTTTAACAAAGTCATCGTTGGGGTTTGCACTATCATTGAATGCTTTTGCTTATGGTTTATCTAAATTTATTATGGGTGGAATATCCGACCGTTCGGATGCCCGTAAATTTCTTCCTTTAGGTCTTGTACTTGCATCGGTAGCTATAATGTTGGCAGGCACCCGGCTGGGTTTATACAACCTGGCCACAATGGCTGTTTGTCAGTTTCTTATAGGATGGGTAGGAGGTATGGGATGGCCCCCATGTGGAAGAGTAATGACACATTGGTTTTCGGTCAAAGAACGCGGGACTAAGATGTCAATATGGAATATTGCTCATAACGTAGGGGGAGCGGCGCTAGGACCTGTGACAGCATTAGGCTTTTCAGTTTTTACCATTTATGGCTATTCAAAGTTTGCAAGCATGCAATTTGGATATTTTTTCCTTCCGGCGATGATTGCTATTCTTATCGCTGCAATAGCCTTCCTGCTTATTCGGGATAACCCGAGGGCTTGTGGGTTACCAACCATAGAAGAATACAGAAATGATTATCCTATTAATTATTCGAAGAAGCAGGAAGAGGTATTGACCACCAGAGAAATCATATTTAAATATGTATTTACCAATAAAATTCTTTGGATGGTTGCGTTTGCCAATGTATTTGTATATATGGTCCGTTATGGGGTATTGGATTGGGCTGCCGCCTATCTCCAGCAGATGAAAGGATATGATATCAAGACATCCGGGTGGGCTTATATGTATTATGAACTGGCAGCTATACCTGGTACATTGCTGTGTGGTTGGATGAGCGACCGTATATTTAAAGGACGGCGTGCAATAATGAATATATTATTCATGGGAATGACAACGTTAGCAGTATTGGTATATTGGAAAAACGGGCAGGGAGGTTTTGTTGACCATATTATCCGGTTGTTTACGTCCAATATGCAATTAATTGATAATATAGCCATAGTAGCCATAGGATTTTTTGTATATGGCCCTATTATGTTAATCGGAGTACAGGCTTTAGACCTATCGCCAAAAAATGCTGCAGGAGCATCAGCCGGGTTAACAGGATTTTTTGGATATTTTTTCGGAACGGCAATTCTTGCCAACAATCTGTTGGGTTATTTAGCGCACAATGACGTTACTTGGAATACTTATTTTATAGCTATTATAACAGCTTGTATTTTGTCTATGGTGTTGATGGCGTTTATCCATCGTCAGGAACAACGCACATTTAAGGCAAAGTAA
- a CDS encoding glycerol-3-phosphate dehydrogenase/oxidase, translated as MMRNEFLNRLKSGETEIWDFIVIGGGATGLGIALDAASRGYSTVLLEQSDFAKATSSRSTKLVHGGVRYLQKGDVALVREALRERGRLRRNAPHLVKDQRFIIANYRWWEQPFYTIGLTVYDLLSGRLGLGRSLPLGKKKVIKAVPQIIQNKLKGGVVYHDGQFDDSRLAVNLMQSAIEKKAVLANYTRVTSLLKENGKVSGVIAQDELDGGTFELKARCVVNATGIFVDDIIRMDDKEEHPLVRPSQGIHIVVDRSFLGGDDAIMIPKTSDGRVLFGVPWHNRVILGTTDTPMKEFVLEPKPLEEEIDFVLKTAAAYLTRPPKREDVLCVFAGLRPLAAPKHNADEKKTKEISRSHKLISSDSGLVTITGGKWTTYRQMAQETVDLGIKKSGLNYRKCVTREMKIHGYKPTTDRSNWLYVYGSDGEKIVRLQQENPAFAEKLHPQFDFTVAEVIWAVREEMAMTVDDVLARRVRALYLDARASLEMAPKVASVMAQELGKEVSWEKEQVETYNKIAANYIL; from the coding sequence ATGATGCGAAATGAATTCTTGAATCGGTTGAAGTCCGGAGAAACAGAAATATGGGACTTTATTGTCATAGGCGGTGGTGCTACTGGATTGGGCATTGCCCTTGATGCAGCCTCCAGGGGCTATTCTACAGTATTGCTGGAACAATCTGATTTTGCCAAAGCGACATCGAGTCGGAGCACGAAACTGGTACACGGGGGTGTGCGGTATTTGCAGAAAGGTGATGTCGCATTGGTGCGCGAAGCTTTGAGAGAAAGGGGTCGATTACGCCGGAATGCTCCGCATCTGGTAAAGGACCAGCGCTTTATCATTGCGAATTACCGTTGGTGGGAACAGCCTTTTTATACCATTGGACTTACGGTATATGATTTACTTTCCGGTCGTTTGGGCTTAGGGCGTTCGCTCCCATTGGGAAAGAAAAAAGTGATAAAAGCGGTTCCGCAGATCATTCAAAATAAGTTAAAAGGTGGAGTCGTTTATCATGACGGACAGTTTGACGATTCCCGGCTGGCAGTTAATCTGATGCAGTCTGCTATTGAAAAGAAAGCAGTTCTTGCAAACTATACAAGGGTTACATCTTTGTTGAAAGAGAATGGTAAAGTTTCTGGTGTAATTGCACAGGATGAACTGGATGGAGGGACTTTTGAATTGAAGGCCCGTTGTGTTGTCAATGCTACGGGTATATTTGTAGATGATATTATCCGGATGGATGATAAGGAAGAACATCCTTTGGTCCGTCCGAGCCAGGGAATTCATATTGTCGTTGACCGTTCGTTTTTGGGAGGTGATGATGCTATTATGATCCCTAAAACCAGTGACGGAAGGGTTCTGTTCGGGGTTCCCTGGCACAACAGAGTGATTTTGGGGACTACTGATACACCCATGAAAGAATTTGTACTGGAACCAAAACCATTGGAAGAAGAGATCGATTTTGTTTTAAAAACGGCAGCAGCTTATCTGACACGTCCTCCGAAGCGTGAAGATGTACTCTGTGTATTTGCCGGTCTGAGACCCTTGGCTGCACCGAAACATAATGCTGATGAAAAGAAGACAAAAGAAATCTCACGGAGCCATAAACTGATTTCATCGGATTCGGGATTAGTCACCATAACAGGGGGGAAATGGACCACTTACCGGCAGATGGCACAGGAAACCGTAGATTTGGGCATCAAAAAATCAGGCTTAAACTATCGGAAATGTGTTACCCGGGAAATGAAAATACATGGCTATAAACCGACTACTGACCGTAGTAATTGGTTGTATGTGTATGGCAGTGATGGAGAGAAGATTGTCCGGTTGCAACAGGAGAATCCTGCTTTTGCAGAAAAATTGCACCCTCAGTTTGATTTCACGGTAGCCGAAGTCATTTGGGCGGTTCGTGAAGAAATGGCTATGACGGTAGATGATGTATTGGCCCGAAGAGTACGTGCATTGTATCTTGATGCCCGTGCCTCATTAGAGATGGCTCCGAAAGTGGCATCCGTTATGGCTCAGGAGTTAGGAAAAGAAGTGTCATGGGAAAAGGAACAGGTGGAAACATACAATAAAATAGCAGCAAATTACATTTTATAA
- a CDS encoding MerR family transcriptional regulator: MCPVFKHYAKFREQKKRSSHKLYYSISEVATMFGENTSLIRYWEKEFDIIKPKKNKKGNRLFTQQDIDNIGLIYHYVKERGMTLKGARQKMKENKEDLENTFQIVQSLKKVRSMLLEIKDNLDV, translated from the coding sequence ATGTGTCCTGTATTCAAGCATTATGCAAAATTCAGAGAGCAAAAGAAAAGATCAAGTCATAAATTATATTACAGCATCAGTGAAGTAGCAACTATGTTCGGTGAAAATACTTCCCTGATACGCTATTGGGAAAAAGAATTTGATATTATCAAACCCAAAAAAAATAAGAAGGGAAACCGGTTGTTTACCCAGCAGGATATTGATAATATAGGTTTGATTTATCATTATGTAAAAGAACGGGGAATGACTTTGAAAGGTGCCCGCCAAAAAATGAAAGAAAACAAAGAAGATTTAGAAAATACCTTTCAAATTGTACAATCGTTAAAGAAAGTTCGTTCCATGTTATTGGAAATCAAAGATAATCTTGATGTCTGA